In Natranaeroarchaeum aerophilus, a single genomic region encodes these proteins:
- a CDS encoding methylaspartate ammonia-lyase, with the protein MRIERVRAVPTVSGFFFDDQRAIKRGATQDGFGYRGEPVTAGFDSIRQAGEALTVELELSDGTIAVGDCAAVQYSGAGGRDPLFRAEPYRDVVTGPVADELVGRDPAAFADTAAAIEALPASLSDGDSLHTAVRYGVSQALLDAAATARRTTRTDVLADALGTTPATEPVPVFGQSGDARRENAEKMLLKEVPVLPHGLFNSVEKLGPDGGRLREYLSWLADRVEELGSPGYHPRFHVDVYGLVGELFGPPYDRPELAEYFAELRAAAAPYPLQIEGPMDAGSRAEQIRAMATLRDGLAAAGVDVDLVADEWCNTAADVRAFVDAGAADVVQIKTPDLGGIQHSGAAVSYCDGSDTRAYLGGSCNETAISARACAHVALATDAAQVLAKPGMGFDEGYMIVTNEMRRTLARRRQAARGHAHDRLTQPTLTDRR; encoded by the coding sequence ATGCGGATCGAACGGGTTCGTGCCGTCCCGACCGTGTCGGGGTTTTTCTTCGACGACCAGCGGGCGATCAAGCGCGGCGCGACACAGGACGGCTTCGGCTATCGCGGCGAGCCAGTCACCGCCGGGTTCGACAGTATCCGCCAGGCCGGCGAGGCACTGACCGTCGAACTCGAGCTAAGCGACGGGACGATCGCCGTTGGCGACTGTGCCGCGGTCCAGTACTCCGGGGCCGGTGGGCGCGACCCACTCTTCCGCGCAGAGCCGTACCGGGACGTCGTGACGGGCCCCGTTGCTGACGAACTCGTCGGCCGGGACCCTGCGGCGTTTGCCGACACCGCCGCCGCGATCGAGGCGCTTCCGGCGTCCCTCTCTGACGGCGACTCCCTCCACACGGCGGTCCGGTACGGCGTCTCGCAGGCGCTGCTTGACGCCGCCGCGACGGCCCGGCGAACCACGCGAACCGACGTCCTCGCCGACGCGCTCGGGACGACGCCGGCGACCGAGCCGGTGCCGGTCTTCGGCCAGTCCGGCGACGCCCGCCGGGAGAACGCCGAGAAGATGCTCCTCAAGGAGGTTCCGGTGCTGCCCCACGGCCTGTTCAACAGCGTCGAGAAGCTCGGCCCGGACGGCGGGCGGCTTCGCGAGTATCTGTCCTGGCTCGCGGACCGCGTCGAAGAGCTCGGCAGCCCCGGCTACCACCCACGGTTCCACGTCGACGTCTACGGGCTCGTCGGGGAACTGTTCGGCCCGCCGTACGATCGGCCCGAGCTCGCGGAGTACTTCGCGGAGTTACGCGCGGCTGCCGCACCGTACCCGCTCCAGATCGAGGGGCCGATGGATGCGGGAAGCCGCGCCGAGCAGATCCGGGCGATGGCGACGCTCCGGGACGGGCTGGCTGCGGCCGGCGTCGACGTCGACCTCGTCGCCGACGAGTGGTGTAACACCGCCGCGGACGTCCGAGCGTTCGTCGACGCGGGCGCGGCGGACGTCGTCCAGATCAAGACGCCGGATCTCGGCGGGATCCAGCACAGTGGCGCGGCAGTGAGCTACTGCGATGGCTCCGATACCCGCGCGTATCTCGGCGGGAGCTGTAACGAGACGGCGATCTCGGCCAGAGCGTGTGCACACGTCGCGCTGGCGACCGACGCTGCACAGGTTCTCGCCAAGCCCGGCATGGGCTTCGACGAGGGGTATATGATCGTGACAAACGAGATGCGCCGAACGCTGGCGCGTAGACGGCAGGCAGCGCGCGGCCACGCCCACGACCGACTGACACAACCGACACTGACAGACCGACGATGA
- a CDS encoding methylaspartate mutase subunit E, whose product MLRDELIPSDELRRIDESVRTNWPTGSAIEFEEAIEFHESLPPESAFATVLESADRPLLQPRAGVPLLEDQIELLQHLHASGGADLLPTTIDSYTRDNEYEKAAEGLAEARETGEATLNGFPAVNHGVEGCRELIRAIDAPVEVRHGTPDARLLAAITFAGGFQSFEGGPISYNIPYTKEHDLAETIEHWQFVDRLAGAYTERGVRINREPFGPLTGTLVPPAIAIAVMLLEGQLAATQGVRSLTLGYGQVGNLVQDVAALRSLRSLGEEYLPDEVTVTTVFHEWMGGFPPDEARANGVIGLGGATAAIARPDKVITKSPQEFQGVPTKEANAAGLRTTRQLIDMMIEQDVRLDGVERERELIEAATRDLIEAVEAAGDGDVAQGTITAFESGALDVPFAPSDSAQGAVLPARDDDGRVRIFEFGDLAVSDEIKEIHRNRLDARAETEGRDQSFRMVADDVDAISDGRLIGRPTEGD is encoded by the coding sequence ATGCTTCGGGACGAGCTCATACCATCCGACGAGTTGCGACGCATCGACGAGTCCGTCCGGACGAACTGGCCAACCGGAAGCGCCATCGAGTTCGAGGAGGCGATCGAGTTTCACGAGTCGCTCCCGCCCGAATCGGCGTTCGCGACGGTGCTCGAATCGGCGGACAGACCACTGTTACAGCCTCGCGCGGGCGTGCCGCTGCTGGAGGATCAGATCGAGCTGTTGCAGCATCTCCACGCCTCGGGCGGCGCGGACCTGCTGCCGACGACGATCGATTCGTACACCCGGGACAACGAGTACGAAAAGGCGGCGGAGGGGCTGGCGGAAGCACGGGAGACCGGGGAGGCCACGCTCAACGGGTTCCCGGCCGTGAACCACGGCGTCGAGGGGTGTCGAGAGTTGATCCGGGCGATCGACGCGCCGGTCGAAGTCCGTCACGGAACCCCCGACGCCCGATTGCTTGCCGCGATCACCTTCGCTGGAGGGTTCCAGAGCTTCGAGGGGGGGCCGATCTCGTACAACATTCCCTACACCAAAGAGCACGACCTCGCCGAGACCATCGAGCACTGGCAGTTCGTCGATCGACTGGCGGGCGCGTACACCGAGCGCGGCGTCCGGATCAACCGCGAACCGTTCGGGCCGTTGACCGGGACGCTGGTCCCGCCCGCTATCGCCATCGCGGTGATGCTGCTGGAGGGACAGCTCGCGGCGACGCAGGGTGTTCGTTCGCTCACACTCGGCTACGGACAGGTCGGCAACCTCGTCCAGGACGTCGCTGCCCTGCGGTCGCTCCGCTCGCTCGGCGAGGAGTACTTGCCCGACGAAGTGACGGTGACGACGGTGTTCCACGAGTGGATGGGCGGGTTCCCGCCCGACGAGGCCCGGGCGAACGGCGTCATCGGGCTCGGCGGCGCGACGGCGGCGATCGCGCGACCCGACAAGGTCATCACGAAGTCCCCACAGGAGTTCCAGGGCGTCCCGACGAAGGAAGCAAACGCCGCCGGACTCCGCACCACCAGACAGTTGATCGACATGATGATCGAGCAGGACGTCCGGCTCGACGGCGTCGAGCGCGAGCGCGAGTTGATCGAGGCGGCGACCCGCGACCTGATCGAGGCGGTCGAGGCCGCGGGCGATGGCGACGTGGCCCAGGGAACTATCACCGCCTTCGAGTCGGGCGCGCTGGACGTCCCGTTCGCACCGAGCGACAGCGCGCAGGGTGCGGTGCTGCCGGCGCGGGACGACGACGGTCGCGTCCGGATCTTCGAGTTCGGCGACCTGGCAGTCAGCGACGAAATCAAGGAGATCCACCGCAACCGGCTGGACGCCCGCGCGGAGACGGAAGGGCGCGATCAGTCGTTCCGGATGGTCGCCGACGACGTCGATGCGATCAGCGACGGTCGGCTCATCGGCCGCCCCACGGAGGGTGACTGA
- the glmS gene encoding methylaspartate mutase subunit S, whose translation MPKTVILGVIGSDAHVVGITILEQALQAAGFDVVNLGVQSSQAEFVEAARREDASAVLVSSLYGHAEQDCQGFHEKIAEADLDVLTYIGGNLAVGQDDFEQTRRRFRELGFDRVFDSETDPEEAIAALRRDLQIAPTEPETVPVRG comes from the coding sequence ATGCCAAAGACAGTCATCCTCGGCGTGATCGGATCCGACGCCCACGTCGTCGGTATCACGATCCTCGAGCAAGCGTTGCAAGCGGCAGGGTTCGACGTCGTCAACCTCGGCGTCCAGAGCTCCCAGGCAGAGTTCGTCGAAGCTGCACGTCGTGAGGATGCCAGCGCAGTACTGGTCTCGTCGCTGTACGGTCATGCCGAGCAGGACTGTCAGGGCTTCCACGAGAAAATCGCCGAGGCCGACCTCGACGTCCTCACCTACATCGGTGGGAACCTCGCCGTCGGCCAGGACGACTTCGAGCAGACCCGACGGCGGTTCCGGGAGCTCGGCTTCGACCGGGTTTTCGACTCGGAGACCGATCCCGAGGAAGCTATCGCCGCCCTCCGTCGCGACCTCCAGATCGCGCCCACGGAGCCAGAAACCGTCCCGGTCAGAGGCTGA